A stretch of DNA from Cryptomeria japonica chromosome 4, Sugi_1.0, whole genome shotgun sequence:
gttaggaagtaagtatgaaggaaaagcaccttttaaatattttgcatctagatatcttgaaaggaatttaagatttgaagaaagatctagaAGATCATTTGAAcctaaccttggatattagaacaaatataagtataggaaaaatagagacaaatcatgctacatagcagatgaggaaggcattaatgACTTTGATAATGAACCGATAAAATATTCTACTAATGgttttggcaatgggaaggaatgggtgatcctggctatcaaggaagatgttgcggcactagaagagaatgtacttgaagagaaggaacttgctactaaaattgaagacaaggatggatgggtaattgacagtggttatttacatcatatgactggagataaagggaagtttctatctttgcaagaatttgatggcagtctggttagatttgaagatgacaaagaatgtatgatcaaaggaaaatgaactatatcattggatggtaaggacaatactgataatgtttattatgttgaaggtttaaggcataatcttttgagtgtaggacaattggtggataatggatttcggttatagttcaaggatggaaaatgcaaaatcattaacaaaacgaGTTTGGAGATTggaaccggtacacaaacaaaatgtaatatattttatttgaattcaagtaagaagacatgtttgattgcacaaattgctaggagctggctatggcataagaggatatgtcatgtgaattttgattgcattgtgaagatcagttcaaccaaggcagttagagatatacctaagattgtgaagccctataatccggtatgtaaagaatgtaaaatgggaaaataggtcagaatgtcttttaggagtatacaagataaatctagtgatgttcttgatcttattcatactggtttgcatgttaaggaaatatttatatggattaaaacagacacttagagcttggtatgcaaggttggataaatatcttttgaagcttggttttaataaGGGCAAtactaacagtaatttatattataaggtcactaatgatgatatactgagttttgaagtatttgttgatgacatcattttaggaggtgaggataagttgtcTAAGGAATTTGCTAATAATATGGAGAataaattttaaatgtctatgattggggaaatgaaatttttcttaggtttgcatattaattagactaataaaggtattttcatatgtcaaactaattatgctagggaattgttgaagaaatttggtatgggagattctaaaccgctAAGTACTcttatgattacaagtgagaaattgacaagaaacaaTGTTTCTGCATTGGTAAATCCTAGAAGTTACAAATGAATGATTGGAGGTCTAATTtctttgactcagactaggcttgatatAATGGATGTTGTTTCTATGGTATCAAGATTTCAgattgatcctagagaaaattatgagtgcgatgaaaagaatttttagatacttacaaggtacatcaaaatatggtttgtggtaccataAGGATGATGAGTTTACATTATGTggatatacagatgttgattgggttggagatgttgatgactagaaaagtactttaggtggagatttctttcttggaaagaagttggtttcatggatcaacaagaaacaatcatgtaattatttatctactgttgaagctgagtatgttgttgcttctactaactgtacataggttttatggatgaagcaaatgttgaaagatataaaggtagattgtgatgGACTGGTAGTtcttcactgtgataactctattgctattgacatatcatagaatctagtgtttcattctaagaaaaagcacatatctatcaagtataaatttttgaaggagaaggtggaagaaaatgaagtgagacttctttatgtgaacactaaagagaagattgcagatattttcactaaacgtttgcctaaggaatcatttgaataattCAAAGATAGATTAGGGgcttctgcccctccggtagagacttgattgatgcggtttaacatcagtctggtatgcattatcagagatacttttCATTTTGCCATTGATGTggagatgctactgctcaaggggagtagtcaactttatgATTTAGTGgtctatgttttttctttgatattttttgtcaaattttttgcaatgatgtcaaagggggagagatattcatgtgatgAAAAAAatcttaaggagttgtatacattagtgtgagagatatatgtgtaatttagaTCTTtagagagatattattcacaggggacATTTGGTCTTTATTCTAGAGGTTCATTGCTATGTCTTTtagtgagagattgttggttgtcttccattgggggatacTTGTTtcacatttcttggtacttagatgtttttcacatctagcattgccatcaatgccaaagggggagactgttagccatttagtggaattgattatgtgttgcattgatgttttttcattgatgccaacactagctatttggatgttgtcctatttgcttggaagcttggcttgtggttctggtgagggttttactagaagagattttgatgaagatccttgatgatatgcataagtggtgttggtgcaacttctggtggattttcaggatgtttttggtgatAATGTTTCAGACTTAGTGGATGGAGAtaatttctttagcgtgtggacctatattggttctggttggtctaggttatggaccgatttaatgAAGCATACggattggacttcttgatacattttgggatgtcttatgtgttggatattatttgtttggtctaaagcccatatgttttgtaattatgtaattggtttattgtctggtggttgacttgattgtttatggtcaaagggtttgtatatatatgatgtaatatctcattgtagatcatgataggtAAATTTCGTTATGGGAAATAgttatgtaatgtgtgaataatgtaatatcattcaggcaaattATTTGGTCCATCATTGGATATCGAATTGGttctatgtaagaggatttagtcctccagtattgagcttaaccagaatgaTTCTCAGCCATAGAAGATggtatctttgcagttcaatcattcgtccagattatagtctggatttctatgttgtcaatgagactccttttgtgatgagcagtgcgctctaggatacattggccttcttgcaagtgtaggcccctcaattttaattcacatacttactgcaaaagtattatctgactatgggtaggcttcccatgtaataacccaccataattaactcaacaaaattgaccattctttttttttgtgtgtgcttaatttaatcattatgtttgattcaattgcatactctaggcatccatccatttggaataggcattcatccatccaggatgagcatctaaccatacaggttagtcatttgtccatatgggacataagatttcatctatccaatatgggataggcatctacccatacagggtaggcatctatccattcgggataggaggtgctctggccagagacttagactcattgggaccatttgggtcctgagccactcactaagtactacactcttctaacagaagtgcaccgaatTAAACAACATAATACAATCTTGAATTCTACCTTgagatttggcttaaagcctcgggaagtcaagcgaatccatgcgggattccttctaagtatgcattgaattactttttccaatttaattatcttatctttcaaaataggattcttactcaatctttcttttaccaagcctagaccccacccacgaacacctgagtacaagggacaactccgtcccaagactgcctacatacccgcttcggcatgggatcaaggtgtaaagtatgtagttctattttctactctatggtttgatgtaaactaattagtgggtacgcaaccctttctagggtcaatgtcccaaacagtttctctgcggttgctacccatgatgatagcacttaaacaaaggctcaagatggcctattgtttgtggcctaacaactacatcctaacacctatcatgagcatcacccttgaccaaattgtcaatcaccaatatctcttcaagattaaaaatcaatttcataaaagcattttatttaaccaaccctaaagggggttaactatggtttatctcaacggaagtaaaatcatttaaaaattatcttattagattatcaatcgAAGAGGGATTAcctaccccttggattttaacttccaagtgtcccttattactcctcaatgatttatagggatgatgccacagacatcgttgatgtagctttattaggtgttaagtgtagtagttcaacatgacagcattacccgtaagtgtgacccagaggcaccgtatatactgaacgctactatgttttggtttccatcttcctttatttagttttctaactacaagCTATGAATACATCATAATTGAAAACAACTACTAATTGAACatgcaaaatttaattaatttaaataactacttgaaatataacttgcataacaatgaccattatgaaacttgcatattaataattacatgtgtacttgcatgaaaatatcaataaatgtaattaatccataagtaatttgcatgttataagaatagtgcaacttgcatgaaaacaTCAATATATGTAATTATTCTATAAGAAATTTGCATGTTATAAAAGTAGTGCAACttaacgtcaataaatgtaattaatctataagtaatttgcatgctatgaaaatgtcaataaatgtaattaatctataaataatttgcatgttataagaatagtgcaacttgcaatccaaaaatagcgattaaatttaggcatttgattcaaatcatattaatgtgaattatttgcttaatgccaactaagtgccccaatgggtCTTAATAGATTGAATGATTCTAATTCTAATTATAACATAAATAATTTACAAGTATAAACTTACTATAGTTAAATAAATCTTGAATTTACTActcaataatccccaatatttataaaattttataagttaaatttaataatttgaagtttatactaaggaaaaaaaaaagaaaataaaattaacagTGTCTAATTTGCAATTTATTCATCAATATCTAAATAACTAACAATTTTTAAATAgcaatttatatattaatttgcattttATACATTTATATCAAAAAAAACTCAAATATAAAACAAAAAGGTGAATTGCTTGGGTTTAATAATAaatagaggggggggggtgtgaggtggggaccatgggtcccatcacccctgcgggcCTGCGcagtcccctccactcccctgcggccactgccgtgacagtgaccgtaggagtagtggggggtaccactgccCCCTTCGGTGGTTATAATAACCGCTGACCCTGTATGCCTTCGTCAACATTCGAAGACCGTGCTATATGCaacattaaattattttaacatttgaaataaatttaaaataattataatgcaacattaatatattttaactttgaaataaatttaatacaattataatgcaacattaatatatattaacttttgaaataaactatatatatatatgatttcatATTCCCTTACTTaatgatatataaaaacaaaagagaatttatttataAGAACACAGataaaatagatgatcaaataattgttttagattgattttacatAAACAGGAGGGTaacatttagagagagagagagagagagagagagagagagagagagagagagagagagagagagagagagagagagagagagagagagagagagagagagagagagagagcttattctAGCACTCACAGGGAGGAAgtttatttccagatttcacaggggaattgtttatttccagtattcatttccagtattcacaggaggattttattcaaccAATATTCACAAAGAGGTTTTTGTTCAACTCACAaggagatttatctaattaataatcACAGAAAGATTTAgaataatcatagagagatttaaaataatcatagaggAAACAATCATAGAGAAAAttatcacagagagatttaaaataatcacagagagatttaagaaTGAGATTCAAAATTCCATTCGAAAAACCAAAGAGATGGATTaaagggaagaaataaagattcaaatcacacaggaagaattttaatctcagaaagagagagattttaaacaaataaaagaatatgattttctttttgctaaaaactttggaaaaagaaaaagaaacaaaaagtaagatcttgtgcatattttcttaagggtaataaaataaataaataactatgaaagaattatcattattatttatccccaaatgaaagatttaaaatctaataaaagaatttctttatataaaggaagatctataactattgataatatgaattcctcataagtaaatgtgaaataacaaggagagaacctggtttattgagcttgatgttgaatccactggttatccttttgatccttccttgcaacttgagggaaatccttcaacaacaacttaaaaattcttgcaacaaaaaaagagactaccaaagaagatctacttctaaaacttgggaaattttcttcaaaacataatcaactcccttctttgaaacttgcatataattttataagaaatttcccctccattccactatctaaaaaatttaattaaaaaggagattctttcccaattttggacttcatgcaaattgattaaacttagtgggggagttacatgcaaggtggtggagaatcctctggAAGCTTctaattcttcctacaacatgtgccataactGGAAGtagaaaatagataaataaaaataatgtatattttccatgtgtgtgtgtgtgtgtattattattttattcttctataatattcattcaatcatttaaatagcttatccaaaaatatcatagaattgtattttaaatccaaaagtgataagggagggttatgacatctcaccatggtttttccctttaccgggttttccatgtacaaatattggtgtcatatggatggtatttattctttaattattgtttatgattaattggtttaacagatattctagtatttggtttaaacattttgatattaatattttgggttccagtattgactttttaattgcttaatgtttcagtaatctgtgacaactgattcaccccgcccccctctcagttgtctttcagttatttgaattgtctaacatatgTTAATTGAGTTTGATTAGTGAAGAAATTCCATGTTTAAGTGAACTTGAtttggagtagtattgggatgggtaACATACCATAAATTATTGATGTTTCCCCCTATGAGTATTATATAGATCTAATGATTAAGTGAACTATTTATTCTCATAAGGGATGAGCTCATGTCAATCACTTTTCATGAAATTTAACaaatcaatgagtttgactcaaaaatatgTAATTGGATCTTGATAAACCATCATAATTTGCCATTCTAACAAGAATACTTCATACTTGTCAATAGATAGGATAAAGGGGTTGTATAATGAATGGTTTTAAGTGAACTTGAtttggagtagtattgggatgggtaACACACCATAAATTATTGATGTTTCCCCCTATGTACATTATATAGATCCAATGATTACGTGAACTATTTATTCTCATAAGGGATGAGCTCATGTCAATCACTTTTCATGAAATTTAACaaatcaatgagtttgactcaaaaatatgTAATTGAATCTTGATAAACCATCATAATTTTCCATTCTAACAAGAATACTTCATACTTGTCAATAGATAGGATAAAGGGGTTGTATAATGAATTGTTCTTAAGGCACAATAGTTGTTGGAGATTTTGTAAATTGGGTAGTAGTCTAAGTGGGCATGATCTTAGAAAAATTTAATGATTAAGCACACTAAAGTAAAAGTAGTACTAGGATAGGTGAAGCTCTAGGAAGCCTTAATGCTTTGTCCCTATGAGAATCACCTACTTGCAATAAATATGAAGTTGAATAGTTGAGCACTCATGTTCAAGAAAGATGGGTTCATGTTAATCACTACTTATAAAATATGGAACAAAGATTTTGAGTTCAAAAATTGTATAGTTAAATCCTAATAAACCATCATAATATTTGATAAATTGAAAGCAATCTAAATCAAtagttttattttatataaaaaaattaactcTTTAATTACATAATACAAATTATAAACCAACTTGTTTATTTAATGAATATGGATACGAGAATTAaagaaattacaaaatataacAAAACAGATCATTTGTAGATGGTCTTCACTTTATTAAGTGCCACCAATATTGACAAGTTTAAACGAATCTAATGCCAAACCCTTATTAAATGCTTTTTTGGTTGCTCCCACTTAtccttctatctctatctctgcTATGATACTTTCTAGattttttaaataaacattaaGTTTTCTCTAGAAATCGTATGTTAAGTTACTGAGTTATTGAGAGTGAAATTTTGTTTCAAAGGTGACAGTTTGTTGCATGTTAATAAATGGCTAGCAATCATAGAGTGGCGAACGTTGAAACCTAAGTGAGTGACTACTGTGATGTCAACGTTAAACAGTAAGCACGAGAGAAAAACAAAATGATATATTACTTAATGAAAGAGTTGTAGGAGTTGAACGGGTCAAAGGAGTGTCATCAAGAAAGATTATAACTATTATTAGTCGATAGGCTATCCCCTGTGGGGGCACCTCCCATTGGAATTGTCTCACGCCATTAAACTATAGTTGTTTTCCAACTATGGGGAAATTTTGTCCAAGTAGGTTTCATTTCTAGTTTGGTGCTTTCGAAAAAGGTTTATAAAATATAACATATTACTTTGGGGCTTTCCAAAAAGGCCCACAGTGAGTGGTTGGCAAAGGCACTAGTCCTGCAGATGGATATTGCTACTCCTTCCCACGTGTTTGTTGCATTCCATGCGTTTATATCTTGTCATCCAATAACTCTACCAGCTAGCAATTGTCGTGCATATGGTTCAGCATTGCCAGAAATCAGTGTTAATattattaaagctatgagatttccacaatccattttgcatttctagtgtatttttttctggattcgattgtgtgtatatttttccatcaacgtttcgaatcacactccgtgattcatcatcaggatgataagaattcccaagacatgaaagatgttgagttgcagatttgaggcaaaatataaagaggagaggggtgggggaaggcacgggaaacaaggagagaggaaagagaaaaggaaaagaccacCTGAAGGATGAGAGACCTAAAACACTCCAAGGAATAAACCACccacaaaaaagaaaaaaggaaagctcAGCACCATAATCAAAACCACTAAAgaacaaaaaagaagaagagaaaatgggataaaaataaaaaactaaaagaataaaaaaatgattATAAATACATAACGGAATAAACACAAAGGCATAGACCAAAAGACAAAAACTAGAAACAAATAAGAAAAGAGAAAATTACAATTCAAAAAAATGAGCATATAAAAATAAACACAAGAGGAGGTCTAAAATCAAATATAAACTAAATAAACAAATAGGAAAATAGACCACAGGGGGAGAGGGCGATGcataaatgaggaagaaagaggaggagaagtcaGGGAGGGGGGCGGGGATGACGCTGGAGGGCAAGAAGAAGAGGGTGCCACGAGATGCTAAGGTTTAACCCATCGTCTCGATTAAGATTGGATGGGTGCTGAATgatagcaatggcctctttaactttcctcttgaaaaagttgttctccctacacaatacctgagtgtcctccaaacagatatgatgcttggtagttgatgaatgctcagctaaggctgatttgagggcacgttcatgcttaatgtcggcactatgctcttttattcgagtcatgaacgaacgacctgtttctccaatgtatggagttccacaggagcatacaatcttgtatacacctgactctgaaaaggcatccctagtgtccttaagcggaggggcatgcctcttgatggtggaaacaggtttgaaggcacaacggagaccttttttcccaaggatttttgagattttgtgagaaatgccttcaacataagggagagagacaTACGGGGCCTGCGATGGAGAGGGCACGGGATTCGAGATGGAAAGGAAATGAGATTTGGCTTGGAGGAAGGCCCGAGTGATCTGCTTGTTCGAGTAGCCATTCCAAAGGAAGACTTGACgaagatgggagagctcttggtcTAAGTTATCCTTATCACAAATCCGATGAGCTCTTAAAGCCAAGGTTTTGAGGATCCCAACTTTCtggctatggtggtgatgagaagacGAATGAAGATATAAGTCAGTGTGGGTAGTTTTGCGAAACACCTGACGACCAAGGGATCCGTCAGGTTTTTTACAAATTAAGACATCGAGAAAGGATAAAAGGTTGTTGGATTCAAGTTCTTTGGTGAAGGCAATGGACGGAGAAATGTTGTTGAGGTGAGTATGAAATTCCTCTAACCTGTCCAAGCCGTGGGGCCAACATACATTGGTGTCATCCATATATCGTTTCCACCATTTTGGCTTGAGGGGGAAAGAATGTAAGGCCACCTCTTCAAAATGTTCCATGAATATGTTGGCAATGACCGGCGAGAGAGGGGAGCCCATGGCTACTCCGTCAACCTGTTCATAGATAACACCTTGGAAGGCGAAGAAGGTTGACCTTAAGCAAAGTTCCACTAAAGAGGCGATTTCCTCATTGACCTTAAGCTTGACAATCTCTATGGCGTCTAGAATAGGGACCTTGGTGAAGAGGGACACCACATCGAAGCTCACAAGAGTGTCTTGAGGGTCCAACTTAGTGTCCTTGATAAACTGGACAAATTGGTTGGAATCTTTGATGAAGGAGTTGGAGTTACCAACAAGCGGAGAGATTAATTTGGCAAGAAAAGCGGCTAACTTGTAAGTCGGAGACCCAATGGTATCGACAATGGGTCTCAAAGGAATGTTGGCTTTGTGAATTTTTGGGACCCCATATATACGAGGGGTCACTTCCTTAGACGGAAGAAGATGAAGTTTGGTAGAATCATCCAAAGAGGAGTTAGAAATAGCAGATCTAACTGCCTTCAGAATCTTCGGGCACGGGTTACGAGACAAAATTTTGTAACTACTGGAATCTGAGAGGAGGATTTCCATTTTGGCCAAGTAATCTGGTTTGCTCATAATGACCGTGGCATTGCCTTTGTCAGCTCTTGAGATGATAAGGTCATTATTGTGCATTAGATTATTGAAGGCCAACAGCTCAGCTTTAGGGATGTTGAATTTAGGAGGTTTGGCATAACGGAGCGCTACAGCACAATCTTGTCTAATCTCTTCAGCAACATCAAGAGGGAGGGTACGAACCGCATTTTTGATCTCGATGAGGAAGTCGATGTGCGGAATGTTGCGAGGAGTCAAGGCAAAGTTAAGACCTCGCTTGAGGAAGTTGAAAGCGAGAGGATCAATGTGGGCGGGAGAGAGGTTGACCACAAGTTTGGTCTCCCAATTACTAATGGGGTTGATGATAGGGGCTGACCTAGGAAGAGTGTCGAGATCCAAGGCGGGGGGAACTGTTAAGCTTTTGttgattcatccattaagattaagCAAGAGATTTCTCACCCACAAATGTGTTAATAACCTGTTTTAAACATAACCCATCGTATGCTTCTTAtctgaaatgaaatttaattatctCATCGTCTTTATTGGAATGATATTTTGTACaacttaataatatttttttatatatcctTTAAATGGTTTATTTTAGAAATTCATGCATTTCACATAGGTATCACATTCTCTATCAAGTGAAATGGTTTCTATGTTTCTTTCCATGTTAGATATATATTCGTATATTATTCTCACATTCTATGCCTGTGGTTTACAAAGTCTCCACTTAATCTCAATTTCCTGATCAATTACAGTTTTCGTATTTCCCTATTCCTTTCTCGATTTTAATAGACAActcttttaattaaaaaaaaatagtttcaatTGCAAATTTTTGTATTCCTCTATTCCTTTctcgatttttaaaaaaaaaatgtttccctAGTAGCTTGTGTATTTGATTTTTTTCTagcttgattttcttttgattctgACACTATTGATATAATGCTTTTAGAAACTAACCAGGGCAACATAAAACattgaacttaaaaaaaataaCTCCAACCTATTATTGAATGATTAAGAGATTGAATTTGTTAATGGCTATGTATGATTAAACCAACTTAAGGTTAGCCTAATGAGATAATAGTGAGCGCATAGTATTAAATATCTTGTGCCTCATAATTATGaacataattaatattataaaagaaACTTACATATAAACTAAATTATGTAGTTGTATATTTCATAGCTAAATTATTTTGTATGTCTCCAATATTATATTGTTAAATTAGCGGTTCAATGTATAGAATTATGTTTTtgttttataaaattttaataGATTGGATATGGATTCGGTGGAGATCAAAGATATCCTGCCCCCATCGGGTGATATGATAAGAATTAGGGAGATAAAATATTACagtctttttttattattatttgtaaaacaaaaacataaaaatatttaGTAGTCATATTCTTTTCTAATTGGACTTTTTAGATTAAAAATGCATTATCTAGTATAATCAAATTAAAACATATAGAATTAAAAACacacaataaataaaaaataatcatatccAATAAA
This window harbors:
- the LOC131875277 gene encoding uncharacterized protein LOC131875277, coding for MALPVALPVQVPVLVPVSVLVPVSIRVPFSVPVPIPILVPISAPVWDPALSDLVLLTVPPALDLDTLPRSAPIINPISNWETKLVVNLSPAHIDPLAFNFLKRGLNFALTPRNIPHIDFLIEIKNAVRTLPLDVAEEIRQDCAVALRYAKPPKFNIPKAELLAFNNLMHNNDLIISRADKGNATVIMSKPDYLAKMEILLSDSSSYKILSRNPCPKILKAVRSAISNSSLDDSTKLHLLPSKEVTPRIYGVPKIHKANIPLRPIVDTIGSPTYKLAAFLAKLISPLVGNSNSFIKDSNQFVQFIKDTKLDPQDTLVSFDVVSLFTKVPILDAIEIVKLKVNEEIASLVELCLRSTFFAFQGVIYEQVDGVAMGSPLSPVIANIFMEHFEEVALHSFPLKPKWWKRYMDDTNVCWPHGLDRCFAKLPTLTYIFIRLLITTIARKLGSSKPWL